The Xanthomonas sontii genome contains a region encoding:
- a CDS encoding aromatic ring-hydroxylating dioxygenase subunit alpha, with product MHSLMPAEAYIDEAWFARERELLMKPLWQFVAPRMLLDKPNAFVRRSICGVDVVVQHIDGELRAFDNLCLHRQNPLQQQPQGVRPLVCSYHGWRYGADGGVDNIPFQDDAYRLAPEARACLRLRRFAVACIGKLVFVNLSPAPMPLEAQFSLEALEMLRAASEQFDDEVLVATFEADFNWKLAYENLRDALHPRFVHARTLAQQVKFQVQMDDAGVAEARRYHAEGSASREAHLARLRDFSSGGLNEPLVAMAHYPWHAHVERFGNDDWYLNWLLYPNLHIASGSGGYSFIIEHHQPVSAQRTDLLVYYVTARKKHHYPGSDAVLLGHLHGAEKVLREDIEIMEQVQSGLRAGAPRAVLGDYEHANMQIERWYMDVMEGRHVL from the coding sequence ATGCACTCGCTAATGCCGGCCGAGGCCTACATCGACGAGGCCTGGTTTGCGCGCGAGCGCGAGCTCCTGATGAAGCCGCTGTGGCAGTTCGTGGCGCCGCGCATGCTGCTGGACAAGCCCAACGCCTTCGTGCGCCGCTCGATCTGCGGGGTGGACGTGGTGGTGCAGCACATCGACGGCGAACTGCGGGCCTTCGACAACCTGTGCCTGCACCGGCAGAACCCACTGCAGCAGCAACCGCAGGGCGTGCGTCCGCTGGTCTGCAGCTACCACGGCTGGCGCTACGGCGCCGACGGCGGCGTGGACAACATCCCGTTCCAGGACGATGCCTATCGCCTGGCCCCAGAGGCGCGCGCTTGCCTGCGGCTGCGCCGCTTCGCGGTGGCCTGCATCGGCAAGCTGGTGTTCGTGAACCTGTCGCCCGCGCCGATGCCGCTGGAGGCGCAGTTCTCGCTGGAGGCGCTGGAGATGCTGCGCGCCGCTTCCGAACAGTTCGACGACGAAGTGCTGGTGGCGACCTTCGAGGCCGACTTCAACTGGAAGCTGGCCTACGAGAACCTGCGCGACGCGCTGCACCCGCGGTTCGTGCATGCGCGCACGCTGGCGCAGCAGGTGAAGTTCCAGGTGCAGATGGACGATGCCGGCGTCGCCGAGGCGCGCCGCTACCATGCCGAGGGCAGCGCCTCGCGCGAGGCGCATCTGGCGCGCCTGCGCGATTTCAGCAGCGGCGGGCTCAACGAGCCGTTGGTGGCGATGGCGCACTACCCCTGGCACGCGCACGTCGAACGCTTCGGCAACGACGACTGGTATCTGAACTGGCTGCTGTACCCGAACCTGCACATCGCCTCGGGCTCGGGTGGCTATTCCTTCATCATCGAGCACCACCAGCCGGTATCGGCGCAGCGCACCGACCTGCTGGTCTACTACGTCACCGCGCGCAAGAAGCATCACTATCCCGGTTCCGACGCGGTGCTGCTCGGGCACCTGCACGGCGCCGAGAAGGTACTGCGCGAGGACATCGAGATCATGGAGCAGGTGCAGTCGGGACTGCGCGCCGGCGCCCCGCGCGCGGTGCTGGGCGACTACGAGCACGCCAACATGCAGATCGAACGCTGGTACATGGACGTCATGGAGGGCCGCCATGTCCTCTGA